Within the Arachis duranensis cultivar V14167 chromosome 10, aradu.V14167.gnm2.J7QH, whole genome shotgun sequence genome, the region tttattttttattacacaGTAGAAAAATGGTTGGTATGGTTAAGTGTGGATCTGTTGTGCTATGGCGTGTTCATCATCCTTGCAATTTggtttcttttagttttatttgctgCTTCATTCATTATTTAGATcatttcttttccttatttaattttttttgttcagctttttgtttttcgctGTTTGAATCTACTTGCTTTATGGATTGAGATATATAaattaactcttttttttatgttgcttGTTGTAGAGTTTTCTTCTGCTGCAGCAGATTCCATTCATTCAGATTAACTACTAAAAGGTCTATACATGGTCTACTAAAATgatttttcattatatataataaatccaCTATTACTTCAAACTTATGGAACCTATCTTCGGATTTATTCAGTATACCTACTCTAAATAAACCTagatttcaaaattctttttttcccCCCTGACCTTCAAGTTCTCCATTTTGCCGTTTTAAATTATGTTTAAGATATCTTGTTATGATTTTGGTTCTTCCTTTTACTATCATTTTAGAGTATGATTTTCTGCTTCTCTATTGATGTTTGATTTCATGCATCTTACTTACAAATCTCATGTTCTTTAGTTTGCTGATGCTAGTTTATAGAATATAATTTAGCAATTTGTTTCAATCAATTGATTATTTCATTGACTCTGGGTCTGGTTGATTGATAAACGTTTTGATGTAAAAGAATTGGAAGTCAGCCCTTTCTTTTGTGGCATATGGTGCTAAAACCGATCAATATAAATTTGAAAGAATGGACCTGATATCATGTTTTTACCCTTGTTGTATGTGGCTGAATCTTTCAAATTACAAGTTGTATATCTTTGTTTGTATGTCATCTTTCgtttactttttctttcccCTTAATCTTGTTCATTGCAATTGTTCAGGTTAAATGGCAAATAGAGCTCAAATTCCCACAAAAAGTTCAACACTCATTGCTATGATCGCAGATGAGGTAAGCGTGGCATTTCTGTGACTGACGAGGGTTTTAAGTGGTTTGTGtggtaatttatttttattctttctcaaaattttaatatgcaATTCAACCTTCTGGTTTAGCTTAGGACAGGTGGTGGTTGATTGGTTGGGTCGGAGTTTGGATGACAATTGAGGTTCAATATTTTATGTTGGTACAACGTTGTAGCATTTTATCTGTAATTTTTATGATTGTTCTTGTTAAGATGACCTTATTTCATCCACCAATATATATTTGAAAGTTTAGAGGTTGATGTGTTGATAAGTGCCAGGTGCTGATGTGTAAAACCTATTTCTATCTTGACCTGTACATTAGAGCTCTATTAGCCTGTTGAAGCATTTGTATTTACCATAATCCATATATAATACTAGCCTATGTAATTTTCCTAGATCTCTTCTGGTGCATACATGCAATATTTGATATCGGAAATCTAGCATCATGACGCATTCTAGTTTTTATGATGTTTGTTctgaattttgatattttagatGCACTCTACCATAAAAAGTAATAACTACTTAATGGAATATAATGCAGGATACTGTTGCTGGATTTCTGCTGGCTAGAGTGGGTAATGTTGACTTGCGAAGGAAgacaaattatattattgtaGATTCAAGTATCCCACTGTTCTTCAGTTCATTTTATGAACTTTCTTCTATGCTTGACTGATTTCAATTTGTAATGATATGGCAATTTTGTAGACAATTTAGTGATTTTCTACCTTCTTAAGTGTCAATAATAGACTTCTAATCCTCTCTTAGGATGTTGATTTCAGAAACAACTGTGAAACAAATTGAAGATGCATTCAAAGAGTTCACAACTAGGGAAGATATTGCAATTGTGTTAATAAGCCAATATGTAAGTTGCTTTTCTATCCTCatacaaattcatagtaaagaaAAGTCCTTAGAGTAGTTTATAGCTGCATATTGATTCTATTTCTTTGAAGACGTTCTGATAAGCacaaaattcaatcaattgtgTGGGTTAGGACTCAAGAATCAACCTTCTTAGttatttccttgttttcttttttttttttaaataaaaaaagagttacaaaattgatttatttaatgttacgttattatttgttatttttcaagTATGGACAAGACTTGCTAGTGTAGAGGCTAGAACTACAATAGTCAGATAGAGGTCAATGCGGGGAACAGCAGGATTGTCGGTCCACACTCCACATGATGCATGCAGCCAAGACTTGTCATTCTAACTTTTCTATTCAGAAACTATGTATACTTTACCCCGTATTTTGGAACAGTCGTTTGAGTTTCTATATACGTATATTATACTTTGTGATAAAGTACCTAATCTTTCATCTCCGTGTCCGTCTAACGGTATGTAACTGTATGTATGTATTGCAAATACTCCTATTCTATAcctttcaatttttcatgtgaATGAATCTGACACTATTTCGCTTTACTCTGTTTATTCAGTAGATTCCATTCATTCAAAATTGACAAAGAAGTGCATCATTTGATTTCTGATATATCCTTCCAGTGGTCCTCTACTTTTAATGAGGGTgcatgtttcttttctttttttttcagataTCAAAATAGGCACAATCTACTTGCCTTCAGTGTCTGCTGCATATCTTTCTTAATTCTacttaatattctttttaagtTGGCTGTTGGCTTCTTGACATACTCTCATCTCAAGTCAACATTAACATTTGGCTCATTTTGATAATGTATTGCTGTGTGATTGCATTATTGGGCTTCCTGTATGAGTGAGCTTTTCTGCTAAAGTGAGTATTTAATCTATTATCTGTTTCTAGCTGAAGTGAGTTGTTTGTTTGTGTATTTCCATATTGAGAAACTTAAACTTGAGCTTTTGGAAGGAAAAGAAAGTGTTATTGATTGTTCCTTTTTCTCTAAAACTAGTTACAAGAGATGGTTCCTCCTTGAAGGTCCAGCTGTGTGTCCTGAAGGGtgattttgaaagtgaggaTTGGACTGTTGAGGAATTCAATAGCAACATAGAAAGTCCAAGAGAAAAAAGGATCATTACTCAAGGGAGACACTGCTATTATTTTCAAGAATGTTAGCTGCTGCAAAGGCAGCTCAAGAGTCGATTCACAATGGCGCACAATGGCGCTCTTCTATCAGAAGAATACATTAAAGTTTATGTTTTGAATACATGATAAATTTAGTATGGTTGAACAATACATTGAGTTTAAGTTTTGAATTATAGTTAATGTATCAATACACTTTGTTGATGTATGgttgttatttattattatagttgATGTATCAATACGATGAAGTATATTAACTTGTTTGTTTAtagtacttttcttttagtttgataatacaatgaacttgtttattttttgaaatattataaatattcgaatacaaaatagataaaaaactgtatttattaaatttatatttattttgtatgaaaacaggtttatttttgtaattagaaaaataaaaaaaattctattttaccttaccgacggatttacagacggattttctgtctgtaatcagAGTGTAAGTTGATTTTCCAAAGttcaaattacagacggaaaatccgtctgtaattacaaatggaaaatccgtcggaaagttCGTCGTCTTCGGAAAATAGATGCAGAATTTACAGAGAAAAAATCCGTCAgtaactggtaaaaatccgtcggtaacttACCGACGgaaaaaaaatccgtcggtaaatacTTTCCGACAgggcttttacagagggacaaaatctgtcagtgtaataaagactaaatctgtctgtattaatccattttcttgtagtgtatatCTCTTATCCCCTCTCTATTTTTCTCTACAACTTCCCATTCtatatataacttataatttatattttatattactaatttgacaAACCAAAATATGTCAAAAGATATTTTGtattacaattaaataaaatttttttctctaaaatgaaCAAacattctctctctccttttttttctcttttctctctcattctctatctctctctaataaaaatttattattttccttaAACATAttactaaacattaaaaaattacaGTAAATCAAAAGCTCATACAGACGGTTTATAacatataatttcaaaaattactctAACGATTATACTAATGAAATCATACTTATATTATTACAATTGAAAAAATTAGTCTAAAAGTTATACTAATTAGTcatacatattattaaatttaataaaaacattttataaaaaatattaattataatttttaatgttttaccCCTATTAATCAATTGAACCTACGAAAATTCACATTTTCAACCAAAATTATACTTTAAATATCAAACTTGCACCAAAcacaattattaaattttccGAAACATATAactaaatataacaaaaaatttattgtaaatttaaaactaattaatcacatatatttcattatatatatcactactagaaatttagttattacagacggatatttccgacggattttatcccacTGAAATACAGATGGAATTTCAGAGGGATTTTTtgtcgaaaaataaaaaaattagattagcataaattacagacggaaaagagAATCTGTCTATAATTCcgtcaaaaaaattaatttttttctgtgGAATggttacagacggattttccgtctgtaattaagTAGATAAAACGcgcgttttattaaattattacagacgaaaaatccgtctgtaatttaaaattttctgtctaaaaattttaatttagaccTAACCTATACCCTCTTCTCTCTCAGTGGCAGCCCCCGTTCAAACTGTGTTTCGAGCTCCATTCAGAGTTACTTTTCTCCCTGGCACGAGATCAAACACGAGGGTTCTTCCTCTCTCCCTGGCACAAGGATTCAGAGTTACTTTTCGAGCTCCATTCAGAGATCAAACACGAGCTTCTTCCTCTCTCCATGGCACGAGTTACTTTTTTCTTCATGGCTGCTACTTCTGCTTCTTCCACCGTGGCCGTTGCCGCTGCCGCCGCTGCTTGCATCGCACAATCTCTCTGTCATCCCTTGCGTCCTACAAGATCCCCCCGCCGCCGCTCTCGTCGCAAAGCTCTCTCTGCCGACGCTCTCATCGCATCTGCTCCCTCTGGCACCTCTTCCATCTAATCTCAACTCGCTCTCTCAGTTCTTCTTATAACCATCTCAAATTTCAGGTACATAAATCCTGATTTTGTGATTCTGTTCTTTGTGATAAACCTTAGGGCTCAATTTTTCTGTGTCAGTTTTAGGTTTATCATACTCTACTTTTGTGCTTCATTTGAATCTGCAGATTTACTCtgattttgatgaattttttttgcAATCGAAGCTTTCATTTGAATCATTTGCTTGGACGAATGTTGAATCTGTTCTGTTCTGCTTTGTTCAAGTAATTTGTAATTCAATTTGAGCTATTTGTTTGATAATTATTTACAACTTTCATTGTTTGATAATCATTTGCTTGTTATTCAGTGTTACAGCTCAAGATCTTGTTGACACTATGATTCTAAATTTGCTTCTAAATTTCTGATATCTTCACTCTTAACGATGGATCTGTAACGCCTCTACTCAAGGTTAGGGTTTCATGTCTCTAATTATATGCTAATTATGAGATTATGTTGATAGTAATTGAGATTGTGAATGTTGCAGAGCATGACAGTGCATAATATGTATGTTGGAGAGGGTTCAGACTtccaatataatatataaaagggTGGCTGAGCAGTGGGGTTCTCTTGGTGACTTGACTACGTCTGTTACATCGATTCGATTCGATTGATACAGAAGGAATACTCAGGATCTGCTAGAACTGGCGATGGATCTGTTAGACGAGATCAAGTTGGTCTAGCGGGTCAAAATACTCAGGTAGTCAGGTTAATATTTCAATTGCATAACCCTTATAGAGTTCTATTTTATGTTTCAGAATTATTATTCTGGAAAATAAGGTTTAGTTCAATATTTAATCTGTATTGGTTTCTGTGTTGTTGGCTTATGTATTTTGCAGCTTGTTCATCAGGGTTCACTGAATTATATTAGTTCCCAGGTAAAGCTGGCCCTCCTTGTCTCTCCCAAGTCTTGAAGACATACTTAATCAATTTTTAACCCTTTAATTCTTATCTTCTGTGAGCTCTGAAGCAATGGTAAAAGGATTGGAGGAGTTAGTAATCAATTTTTAACCCTTTAATCTGAGAAGGCTCAAAGTGAGTTGGAGCATAGTCCAATCTTCTCATTCAGAACCAGAGAGTTGGAGCATAGTCCAATCACTAGTCTTCCACTACTTCAGTACTATCGAGAGTGCGTTTGAGCCTACAAGCTTCTAAGTAATATTTTTCTCTTCATGGAACAGTTGGTTGAATCTATTTTAAGCAAGGTTGTAGAAGAGTTCGAGCATCAGATTGCAAGCTAAGGAGGTGAACAGTTACAACCAAAAATAACTTCAAGAGATCCTGTTTCTCAAAGCAATGGGTCTTCAAGAGGTGAACagttacaataaaaaatttcttgaatGTAAGTAGAACTGTCCAATGAGCATGACAGCATAGCAAAGAAATAGGAAAGTGctgttgattccttttattgTTGATCTTTTTCTAGTCATATTCTAGTACTTGTTCtgtttggtttattttcttGAGAGTAAAAACTAAAACGAGGTTCAGGGCCACCTAATTAGAAGATAAGAGGTGAATTTAATACATTAACAGATGTAATACATtcgtttttttttgaaagataatataaaaaataattatttttactatggCATGTAATTGGATGTATTtgtaaattaaattcttttaaacaTTAGCCTAAAAAGAAAATGTGCAAGTTTCATTGAACCTTGAAAAGGGATCGAGATGGGGGGAGGGGCGGCGGGGGCACCCGATTTCTTCTACAAGGAAGATCAGCGCCTTGGCTATGTTGCTCGCTCTGCCTTCAAGGTTCTCGAAActtctgtttcttcttcttcttctaactaactaactaactttgaGTTAACAGCTAGTACAGATACAGAAGCAGCACAAGCTCATCAAGGTTGGCTCATCTGTACTGGACCTCGGTTGTGCTCCAGGTGCTTGGCTTCAAGTTGCTTGCCAGAGCCTCGGTCCTCCCAATCATGGCGGTTCCGTTCTCGGCATCGATCTCAAGGTAACCCAAACCTCCATCTCTCTCTTCCACGGAAACACAGCTGATATGGTTGAAATGTATGTTACACTTTTTGAAGTCAAAGAGAGAAACTTGGATTGGAGAATACGCCAAATAATTATTGTGCTTTCCTTTGTATTCAGGTTTTTCAGTCGACTTGGAATGGTTCCAGTAATTGCATTAGTTGGTTTTGAACTATTTGACAGAGGGTTCCTTGTGGTACATATAACTCCAGCCCCACTTACTGCATTATTAATAGTGAAATTCACGATTATTTTCTCATCACTAATATGGTTTAGTATACTATTCTGAATCTAAATCTTTTGTGTTAGGTTGGGAGCTGCGTCGAAATTGGAATTCCCATGCTAATACTGTTTATAGCCTTATCTCAGGTACAATTTAAAAGTAGACACTAATGGATTAGAATTCTCGTGTCTATCTTTCTTAAGGCATATTAATTTTGGCATGTTTCTTAGTATTATTGTATAATTAGGTAGCTGTTATTGTATAGGACAAGGGAATAACAAGACAAATCCCATCCAAAACTAAAAGAAGCACTCATGATCACGTAGGTCTAATCGATATATAACTGCAGCTATATACATCTTTTACATGAATTAAACCATCATTCATGCAGAATATATATAATCATCACCATTAACACTTTTCAGTTTTTCCTACTCCCTACTTGGCACGCTAATAATGTCTTTCTctaattttaatgatttattttgGGCTTCAAATAATTCACATGCAATACGGCTATGAAAGTGGGCTTGGAAATTTTTGAGAGAGCTCTATAAAACAGAAGAggcccaataataaaaaatataatgtaatatctttattaaaattgaaaaggctTGAGCCTTGTACTATACTTTAAATTGTCGGAAAATTTTGAAACAGAGATGTCGCAACAGTTTCGCAATAGCATCAAGGTGCCATACCCAAGGTATGTTTATTCTATTCTGTTTTCCATGAAATCAGTCATATTCTATGCTCATCTGGTTTCACATTGTTCTTGTTGATTATCACATTAGCTGGTGAAAGAGGCATGAATTCAATTAGCAGCTTGCTAAGTGGTATTTACCAGTACTGCTTTGCCAGTGGCTCGGTCTAGACAAGGAGTTTAAGAAGCTTGTAGTTGAAATCACTGCGAATCAGGTAATCTTTCCCTTCTAACTTTCTTAGTTAATCTTGGGTTTCTACTACATATTCTGCAAATGCTGATATTGCTTACTGATTGCTATGGTGAAAACTGTATATTAGAGAAGATGTTTGTCACAGTTCcacacatttttctttttaatttttttcactttctcATTATTTTGAGCTGCTGTTATCCATGCATATCCCTATTTGTTATTGAATTTGGGGTTAATGAATCTAAAAGGCATGGTCCCTatgttggatttttaatatagatATAGGGAATTAGATTGGATACGTTAGAaggaatgaataaaataaaattgggcaATATATTATGACATATATTTGCTTGCTGCTCTTGCTTATTGCCACGTTGTTTTCTTTTAGATGAGTTATATGAATCTCTGACtttgttttctctcttgttTGGCTAATGTATTACTTCTACTTTTACTACCGGTTGCAATTGGGCCTCAAACTGATCTGCTAAGGACTAAAATATACTTAAATAGCAATCTAGTGAGTTTTTCATCCTCTTGGTTAGTTTGGTTCATTAAAGGTTATCCTTTGCATTTCACTTGTGTTTTCAGCTGCCTGGATGTTAAGTATATTGGTTAGAAGAACTGGGCCATTTCCAGCAATTTTCTGTCTTAGATAACTgatacttttaaaatatattcttagaATTTTATGCATGTACTATATTATGTAGAAAttaatataactttttaataTCTATGAGAAATATGTCGAACCATCAATTCCATCAAACTATCAGATTTGTTAttgattagaatttagaatagaAGCTTCTCTATTCAATTAAGTTACTCAACTTCCCTTGAAATTTGATTATGTAGGGTCCATGCCTAAGCAAAGTGCTATTAGAACACGTATAGTTGTAATGGCTGGCCAAGAAGGCCCTACAAttacaagaacaaaaagaaaaagtgctacTCAACATGATCAGTTTCTTAAACAAAGatgaacttattttatttaatgataaaagaAGGAAGATTAAATTTACTGATGCATTGGTATGGCAACGCATGATCATCTGCAGGTGGTTCGACATTGCTTGATCTTCTGCAGGCTCTAGAAGATTATTTGCCGGTTCTTTTGGGGTTAGTCAATGATGGTAAGTCTTATATATTGTTGTATATACTGTAATACTTTATTTATAAGAATGTTCTGTCTTCGCAGTTGCACTGATCTTTAGTATATATTGTGTTGATTACGAAAGTAAAATAGTTGTTACTTGTAACAGAAAACAGACGAGCTTCTGTTGATATCTTCTTAAAGGCTGCTGGATATCTAGATTGTGCTGTCAAACATGTTCTTCCCCAGGTGCCGGCCGAACTCAGGTTAGTACATATATATGTCATTTATGCAATAACTGGAATGAAGCATTTTCTTTCCCTGTATATGACCTATATAGTTTTCTATATTATTTGATGTTTATTACATGTATTCTGATTATAAGAAGAATTTACCAGTAGACTTAGCAGAAGGAACGCTTCGAGCACTCTCTCTACAGGCATTAGGATATTGGCCAAGTGTAATTTGTGACATTCATGTAACATTGGGATggtcatcttattttttttgggtatttttttattaagacaatGAGATATTGGCCAATGATGTTGAAAAATAACCTCCAATTTTATAGGTATCATGTAATGaatattatgtttatttatgtgatttttggctttctttttttaatttatagtgTTTGATGGAgtaaatttagaaaacaaaTCTAAAGTATTCATTTTGCaatgaaaaaatctaaaaaaaattctattttatattactgACGGAATTACAGatggattttctgtctgtaatcagAACGAGATGATTTTCTAAAgtttaaattacagacgaaaaatccgtctgtaattacagacgaaaaatccgtctgtaattacagacgaaaaatccgtaTAAAattctgtctgtaattacagacagaaaatctgtcgaaaaatacgtctgtaattacagacggaaaatccgtcagAAATTTCGTCGCCTTTGggaaattgataaaaaatttacagagggaaaatctgtcggtaactgctaaaaatccgtctgtaattttcagacggaaaaaaatccgtcggtaatttcgtcggtaaccaaaaatccgtctgtaataaagactaaatccgtctgtaaatctgtctgtattaatatgttaaaaataattacagtaATATATAAACTACATTTTTAAACTAATCACATACGTTTTTTATTATACCtaaatatattaaagaaaattgCAGTACATATACTATATTTTAACTAATGAGACACATTTTTTTCTatacttaaattaaatatattacaaaaattACAGTACATAAACTAATATTTTAACTTatcacatatattttttattatatctaaatatattaaaaaaaattatagtacaTAAACTCTAATTAGTAAAATACACCTATACCTAtacaacttatttattttctaacaaCAATATAACGAATAATAGTGTCTAAACTGCACTAATCAATACTAATACTAAACaaaactaatattaaaaaaattaacttacaTATATAAGATTATATTAAAATTCAGTAATGTATTCTTTAGATTTGATATGATCACGgagtattattttttctttctctttttaaacaTGTGTAAACATTATTCTTCACTCACAAGCACAAGAAAACATTTTACTTGCTTGCTCTGAGATAGTAAAAATGGGGatgaatacataaaaataacttGTGTTTTGTTTCAAAGGGAGACATGATTTTCTGTCAAAAACAACACGCCTCTCCCCCACCCTATACATGCAACGATGCAAGACATGCATCTAACGCGTAGAAAAATTGTACCAGATGTAAGGCTTCCGAACAAATGAGTTGCTGAGATCCTAAGCTGTGTTGAGTTAGAACTAGACTGGAAGGTCTGATGTCTATtgtaattagtaaataataatGTGTGTTACTTGCTaagttttcttttctctttattaCACATTTTTGATGTAACAATTTAGACATTTATTGCCTTTAATGCTATGATTTGGCTACATTATAAGTTATTGTGATCAACATCtttacattaaattttattgagcTCATAACGCAATATACATGTTTAATCAGTATTAAGAAGCAATTACTTTTATTTCGAACAGTGTCCCAATTCACGTTTTCTGATTTTACGACTTTGTCAAAAATACCGGACTTTGATAGATCAAGCCCAAATAAAAGTTTTCAATTCTAAGCGCCAAGAAATCCATGAAAAATCTTAAACTTTTTTGAGCAATTACTTTCCTCGATTTTTGAGCCGTCAGCAAATGAAGCATCAGTTAGACCATCTCCAGTAGGAAACTCATCCCAGTTCCTGTTTATGGCCCATctgtcataaaaagtaactccacatcagcttttgcgtcataaacagtaaataggaacttaaagcatctctctcttctccattaggaggaactaactttagtccctgttgtggtcccacttaattaactaattaagatACTtgtaattaatgtaattaatttttttaataatgtaatttaaatatttaaatttaaaaataattcactattaaaagatattaatattaaataaattcatatataacaataatacacaataGATAATTCGTGCAAAATCTTCCTCTCCCAGCTGAGGTTGTGATAAGCCATTTTCAACATCATCATACTCTAAGCCTTGAGCAAAATTTCCTGTATAGCTGTCTCTTTCATCCTCAACAATCATATTATGCAATATAATACAAGCTCTCATTATGTTGgcaagctttttcttttcccaacaACAAGCTGGACCACGTATAATTGCAAAGCGTGCTTGCAACACTCCGAATGCTCGTTCCACATCTTTTCTTTGCCCTTCTTGGTATTGTGCAAATAACTTGCGTTTCTCACCTTGTGGCTTTGAGATTGATTTGACAAATGTGGCCCATTCAGGATAAATGCCATCTGCTAAATAGTATTCCATTGTATAATTATTACCGTTAATAGTATAATTTACCTCCGGAGCATGGTCATTTAGAATATCATCAAACACTGGAGAACGATCTAATACGTTGATATCATTATTTGAACCAAAAACTCCAAAGAACGCATGACATATCCAAAGGTCTGAAGATGCTACAACCTCAAGTACTATGGTTGCAACCCCACGATAACCACTCATGTACATACCTTTCCACGCCTTTGGACAATTTTTCCATTGCCAATGCATGCAGTCAATGCTACCCAACATGCCAGGGAAGCCACAACCCTTCGCCATTTGTAGCAGGCGTTGTACGTCATTTGGATTGGGTTTTCGCAAGTATTCATCCTGGAACACGGAAATGACACCTTCAACAAATATTTCCAAGCATTCAATTGTAGTGTTCTCGCATATGCGCACATAATCATCAACAGCATCAGCTGCTATGCCATATGCTAACATTCGTATCGCAGCGGTACATTTCTGAAGTGGCGACaagcctcttcttccagttgcatCAACCCTCTGTTGGAAATACGGATAGACGT harbors:
- the LOC107470411 gene encoding uncharacterized protein LOC107470411 yields the protein MARNFDDMFNEALYGKRRRQDNTLIDNWIDEYLLEDSEEEDIDKSSIPITRRWINRDREAGHDRLFQDYFADEPVYNADIFRRRFRMRRDVFLRIVDALSNVYPYFQQRVDATGRRGLSPLQKCTAAIRMLAYGIAADAVDDYVRICENTTIECLEIFVEGVISVFQDEYLRKPNPNDVQRLLQMAKGCGFPGMLGSIDCMHWQWKNCPKAWKGMYMSGYRGVATIVLEVVASSDLWICHAFFGVFGSNNDINVLDRSPVFDDILNDHAPEVNYTINGNNYTMEYYLADGIYPEWATFVKSISKPQGEKRKLFAQYQEGQRKDVERAFGVLQARFAIIRGPACCWEKKKLANIMRACIILHNMIVEDERDSYTGNFAQGLEYDDVENGLSQPQLGEEDFARIIYCVLLWAINRNWDEFPTGDGLTDASFADGSKIEESNCSKKFKIFHGFLGA